The genomic region TCCTAATTAAAAAAGGTTCCTTATCCTACCTTTTGGCCTTTGTTTGACAAATAGAATTGCTTTATATTGTCGCTTGATCATAATTCACGTAATATAGTATCATCCTGATGTTTTAGTATATAGTATGAAGCTCAAGTGTCCTTGATTCTCATGTTTGGGTATGgatttttaagggttttttcCCATGTACTTCTGCTTAGATCTAACCTGTAATAAGAGTGAAAATAATTAGATGTTCCCTGGTAGCTAACAAATGTATTATacccccttccccccccccccccccttttttggggggggggggggtggggtggTTAGTTGGATTCTTTTTAATTGCATTTTGAgagtaaaaaaaacattatgtcATGTTGAGGAACATAAAGTATTTTACCTATTTTAGTTGtctgattgaaaattttaataggTATTTTCACCTTTTTTGCTGATGATGACCTTGTTTGCATTAATTTCAGAGGAATCTGAAACAGACAGTGAAGAATCAGATGTTAGCGGTTCTGATGGAGATGATACATCGTGGATTTCATGGTTTTGCAATTTGCGAGGAAATGAATTTTTCTGTGAAGTTGATGATGAATACATTCAAGATGATTTCAATCTTTGCGGCTTGAGCAGTCAAGTTCCTTATTATGATTATGCACTTGATCTGATTTTGGATGTTGACTCCTCTCATGGTAAGAACTGTCCTGTTCTAAATCGTATTTAGGTTTATGCATTTTGAAACTATCTCTTTTTGCCaacaataatttgataattctCCATTCTTGAATTCCTAACCATTTTCAAGCAAATAAGTTTTTATCTCCTCATACTTGTAGCTTTTGTCAACATAGATAAGTTGCCCATCGTCCCTTTGAGGGTGGTAAGGAAGCAAGGGTTTGTCCTTGGTGCTTATAAACGAGAATCTCAAATATGTACTCTTGATCATTCATCTTATTCTTGTGACCTCTACAAGAATGAAGTAAATgatctaaattttatataatttttgtttttattaatatgtCATGGTGTTCTTTGGAATTTGCATTAATTATACTAAGCATTGTTtcatggttttgaaaaaaaaattcctcaaaTCTGATTAACTTTAACTCTGCATGTTTTGTCATTCAAAAAGGATTTCTCTGATTTATGATTGCTAGGCTTAAAAGGTGTTTAGCAAACTACtataatattttggtctgattCTAGATGTAATGAATAAAAAGATTTTAGCATATCgacaaactttatttttgttttattgtgaTTAGGAGTTATCAATCTCAACTATTTTGTCATTTAGAGTTTTGGAAGTCAGAATTTGGTAAGATCTATTGCCTACAGCATGTAAGAAACTGAGATCATAATCTCTTCCGTCTCAAACCAtgtctttatttaaaaaagtacTTAGTAAAGTACATCCAAGCGTTAATGTGGGTGGTTCTGAGTGAAACTTGCATATCAATGAGTTGTCCTCTGCATCTACATTTTATTACCTAATATCCATTTCAACAGATTCAAATGACACCTAtgactaattttaaaaatatcttttattGTTGTGGTAAAATTCTGACCTAATATCTGCTgctaagtgtgtgtgtgtgtttttgtgaaGGATCTTGTCATTTAGCCTTATTTAATGGTATGGGTATGGTTTTGAGCAGGTGACATATTTACTGAAGAGCAGAATGAATTGGTCGAATCAGCAGCAGAGATGCTGTATGGTCTGATACATGTTCGGTACATACTCACCAGCAAGGGAATGGCCGCAATGGTAAATTTCTGAGCCAATTTATACTTTAGTTGTTTCATATGTTTCTGGTTGAGTAAAACATAGTTAAATCTCCTACAGTTAGAGAAGTACAAAAACTATGATTTTGGAAGATGCCCCAGAGTTTACTGCTGTGGACAACCCTGCCTCCCTGTTGGCCAATCAGACATTCCTCGCTCAAGCACCGTAAAAATCTACTGCCCCAAATGCGAAGATATCTATTACCCACGATCTAAGTACCAAGGCAGTATCCTTTTATTGCACTAGTTTTTACTTGTTTTGAAACTTTGTTTGCATTTTGCCTGCATCTGCCTGAACATTGAATTCTCATTGATAGATTTTTCTTATTCTAAATGTGGTATATCCCAATCAATTAATATGTTGTTATTATATAACTTAAGCGTGAAAGAGGAATTTTTACTTTGACCTTCCTGCAAAGTGAGCTATGGTGTTTCCATCTGGATGAAATTGTATATTTCAAGATAATAAATAATTCTTATGGTTTAGACATGTGACCTCCTGAATTCAAATATAATGGTTGGTATGTTACACATAGAAGTACAAATTAAGCCATATATCATGTGATTTCTTGTTCTTATCATCATTGTCATTTTATTGCTATGTAACATGTGGTTAAGCTGATCTAGTGcctaaaaatagattttatatttatgtccTAAGGATCATTAGTAACATTTTATAATTATTCACCAGTGAATCTTTAGTTTAAATTTACTTGATGCGCATATATCTTCTGGGGTCCAGGAGACAACCTTGGAATTCTTGACCAACAGGGAGAACATGCATAGAAAGGAGGGGCTCTGATGTAATTTATCGGGGCTTGTTAGCTTAAAAGATGGAATTGGGGGATCTGTGGCTTggcttttttattaaatgagttTGGACAATTCCTTTGAGCTTTACTTGTGTTAACAAATGAGTGA from Castanea sativa cultivar Marrone di Chiusa Pesio chromosome 11, ASM4071231v1 harbors:
- the LOC142615776 gene encoding putative casein kinase II subunit beta-4 isoform X1, which codes for MYRDRVGGGGGSSRSEMVASGGGGPLDRKRIINDALDKHLEKSSPSTSRVGGGINSSSKDKERISAPSTSTGKSQQHQQLDHRDSRSASLSKNKCSDEESETDSEESDVSGSDGDDTSWISWFCNLRGNEFFCEVDDEYIQDDFNLCGLSSQVPYYDYALDLILDVDSSHGDIFTEEQNELVESAAEMLYGLIHVRYILTSKGMAAMLEKYKNYDFGRCPRVYCCGQPCLPVGQSDIPRSSTVKIYCPKCEDIYYPRSKYQDIDGAYFGTTFPHLFLMTYGHLKPQKASQNYVPRVFGFKMHRP
- the LOC142615776 gene encoding putative casein kinase II subunit beta-4 isoform X2, with amino-acid sequence MYRDRVGGGGGSSRSEMVASGGGGPLDRKRIINDALDKHLEKSSPSTSRVGGGINSSSKDKERISAPSTSTGKSQQHQQLDHRDSRSASLSKNKCSDEESETDSEESDVSGSDGDDTSWISWFCNLRGNEFFCEVDDEYIQDDFNLCGLSSQVPYYDYALDLILDVDSSHGDIFTEEQNELVESAAEMLYGLIHVRYILTSKGMAAMLEKYKNYDFGRCPRVYCCGQPCLPVGQSDIPRSSTVKIYCPKCEDIYYPRSKYQGNIDGAYFGTTFPHLFLMTYGHLKPQKASQNYVPRVFGFKMHRP